In Sphingobacterium zeae, one genomic interval encodes:
- a CDS encoding TIGR02117 family protein, which translates to MKKVLKVLGYFILGLLSFCVLYIVAEYSLSRISAPRKEIDGDRTVQVFVKSNGVHTDIVLPVVNEEMDWSHLFPYENTTGKHRGYQYVGIGWGDKGFYLDTPEWKDLKASTAFIAAFGLGESAIHVTYYNAVQEDELCFSYQISRSQYHDLIQYIKQSLDGNQNEAILVKTNAQYGNSDAFYEAKGAYSMFYSCNTWTNNALKKAAMPAGIWATFDKGILSHYKNKQ; encoded by the coding sequence ATGAAAAAAGTTCTTAAAGTGTTAGGTTATTTTATTTTAGGATTGTTGTCTTTTTGCGTGCTTTATATTGTCGCGGAATACAGTTTGTCGCGCATTTCAGCACCGCGAAAAGAAATCGATGGAGATAGGACAGTGCAGGTCTTTGTCAAATCGAATGGTGTTCATACCGATATTGTATTACCGGTCGTCAACGAAGAGATGGATTGGTCGCACTTGTTTCCTTATGAAAATACGACCGGAAAACATCGCGGATACCAGTATGTTGGGATCGGCTGGGGGGACAAAGGGTTTTATTTGGATACGCCCGAATGGAAGGATCTAAAAGCCTCGACCGCATTCATCGCTGCTTTCGGATTAGGCGAGTCCGCCATTCATGTGACCTATTATAATGCCGTTCAGGAAGATGAATTATGTTTTTCTTATCAGATCAGTAGGTCACAATATCATGATTTGATACAATATATCAAACAATCATTAGACGGAAACCAAAACGAAGCTATTTTGGTAAAGACAAATGCACAGTATGGTAACTCAGACGCTTTTTATGAAGCAAAGGGAGCCTATAGCATGTTTTATTCCTGCAATACCTGGACAAATAATGCCTTGAAGAAGGCAGCTATGCCAGCAGGTATATGGGCTACATTCGATAAAGGAATATTAAGTCACTATAAAAACAAGCAATAG
- the dnaK gene encoding molecular chaperone DnaK, which translates to MSKIIGIDLGTTNSCVAVMEGNEPVVITNNEGKRTTPSIVAFVEGGERKVGDPAKRQAITNPHKTIYSIKRFMGLSYDEALKEAEHVPYNIVKGDNNTPRVEIDDRKYTPQEISAMVLQKMKKTAEDFLGQEVTEAVITVPAYFNDAQRQATKEAGEIAGLSVKRIINEPTAAALAYGLDKAHKDMKIVVFDCGGGTHDVSVLELGDGVFEVKSTDGDTHLGGDDFDNVIINWLNEEFKSENNGFDLKKDPMALQRLKEAAEKAKIELSSATSTEINLPYITADATGPKHLVRSLSRAKFEALAADLIKRTIAPCESALKNAGFSKSDIDEIILVGGSTRIPAIVDAVKAFFGKEPSKGVNPDEVVALGAAIQGGVLTGEVKDVLLLDVTPLSLGIETMGGVMTKLIEANTTIPTKKSETFSTASDNQPSVEIHILQGERPMANQNRTIGRFHLNDIPPAPRGVPQIEVTFDIDANGIIKVSAKDKATGKEQNIRIEASSGLSDDEIKRMKEEAEANADADKKMKEEADKVNAADALIFSTEKQLKEYGDKISADKKAPIEAGLTKLKAAYEAKNFADIDAASEELQNAWNAASEEMYAASQGGAQQPQGDAGQAQGGNQGGDDVTDVDYEEVK; encoded by the coding sequence ATGTCTAAAATTATAGGAATTGACTTAGGTACTACAAACTCATGTGTTGCCGTAATGGAAGGTAACGAGCCTGTAGTAATTACGAACAACGAAGGTAAACGTACAACTCCTTCGATCGTAGCTTTCGTAGAGGGTGGCGAGCGCAAAGTTGGGGACCCAGCAAAGCGTCAAGCAATTACTAACCCACATAAAACTATTTATTCCATCAAACGTTTTATGGGACTTTCATATGATGAAGCTTTGAAAGAAGCTGAACATGTACCTTATAATATCGTTAAAGGTGACAATAACACACCCCGCGTAGAAATTGACGACCGCAAATATACACCACAGGAGATCTCTGCTATGGTTCTTCAAAAAATGAAGAAAACAGCTGAAGATTTCTTAGGTCAAGAAGTAACTGAAGCTGTTATTACAGTTCCTGCGTATTTCAACGATGCACAACGTCAAGCAACCAAAGAAGCTGGTGAAATCGCTGGTTTATCTGTAAAACGTATCATCAACGAGCCTACAGCAGCAGCTTTAGCGTATGGTTTGGACAAAGCACACAAAGACATGAAAATTGTTGTGTTTGACTGTGGTGGTGGTACTCATGACGTTTCTGTACTAGAATTAGGTGACGGTGTATTTGAGGTTAAATCTACTGACGGTGACACACATTTAGGTGGTGATGACTTTGATAACGTAATCATCAACTGGTTGAACGAAGAATTCAAAAGTGAAAACAATGGCTTTGACTTGAAAAAAGACCCAATGGCATTGCAACGTTTGAAAGAAGCTGCTGAGAAAGCAAAAATTGAATTATCAAGCGCAACTTCTACTGAAATCAACTTGCCATATATCACTGCTGATGCAACTGGTCCAAAACACTTAGTTCGTTCATTATCACGCGCTAAATTTGAGGCTTTGGCAGCTGACTTGATCAAGAGAACAATTGCTCCTTGTGAGTCTGCATTGAAAAATGCTGGTTTCAGCAAATCTGATATTGACGAAATTATCTTAGTAGGTGGTTCTACTCGTATCCCTGCAATCGTTGATGCGGTGAAAGCATTCTTCGGAAAAGAGCCTTCTAAAGGTGTAAACCCAGATGAAGTTGTCGCTTTAGGTGCTGCTATCCAAGGTGGTGTATTGACAGGCGAAGTAAAAGACGTTTTATTATTGGATGTAACTCCACTTTCATTGGGTATTGAAACAATGGGTGGTGTGATGACTAAATTGATCGAAGCAAATACAACAATTCCAACTAAAAAATCGGAAACGTTCTCTACTGCTTCAGACAATCAGCCATCTGTAGAAATTCACATCTTACAAGGTGAGCGTCCTATGGCAAACCAAAACCGTACAATCGGCCGTTTCCATTTGAATGACATTCCACCAGCTCCTCGTGGTGTTCCTCAAATCGAAGTTACTTTTGATATTGATGCGAATGGTATCATCAAAGTATCTGCGAAAGATAAAGCTACTGGAAAAGAACAAAATATCCGCATTGAAGCATCTTCAGGTCTATCTGATGACGAAATCAAACGCATGAAAGAAGAAGCTGAAGCTAATGCTGATGCTGACAAAAAAATGAAAGAAGAAGCTGATAAGGTAAATGCAGCTGATGCTTTAATTTTCTCAACTGAAAAACAATTGAAAGAATATGGCGATAAAATTTCAGCAGATAAAAAAGCGCCAATTGAAGCTGGCTTAACAAAATTAAAAGCTGCTTACGAAGCGAAAAACTTTGCTGATATCGATGCTGCTTCTGAAGAATTGCAAAATGCTTGGAATGCTGCCTCTGAAGAAATGTATGCTGCTTCTCAAGGTGGTGCGCAACAACCTCAAGGTGATGCTGGACAAGCTCAAGGTGGAAACCAAGGTGGTGATGATGTAACTGACGTAGATTACGAAGAAGTGAAGTAA
- a CDS encoding TonB-dependent receptor produces the protein MKRLVQLLFLLFTLINSAYSQINIKGRILDKADDKPLTNASIILLNRDSVLRYFNRANEEGRFQIKNIKPGSYIILATYPKFELYSDTIQISDKDLDLHDIKINSQRNVLQEVIVTRRLPITLKGDTIEYDAGSFATEKNAKLEDLLRRLPGFTVTGDGTITAQGKSVQKVFIDGEEFFGYDPKIAIRNVRADAVDKVQLYEKKSEEAELSGIDDGVRIQTVNVVLKEKARKGLFGNMEALGGSKGLYAGNLFAAKFNKTERIGVTASQNNMGSSSGREGSLRMNNQITGEPLNTNLGANYENQFFKKALKVNANYGYDNSSDKNRSETYNKNVLPDESIQEKNSKNYNERHSRSNSFRSNISMRLDSTQHVELQSNANWANNDNLTYNDSKTGDESGNLISDFSENNQSNSSSSNNSFRLNYRKRLKAGRSVNLMVGNNHKESNSDSKVNSRTYFYKTGDSTIIDQNRYSQNNGNDFSTSINFNNRISDYVNLALGYSFNHSKNTNTQRSINNITQKFDSLYSQNQIDNNSNQGVNVHFSYRREKWEINFSNRTFFKNQKLSDSYRSIDLARNFWDNNLNVDANYRLSKSKNIRFAYQSSNIIPSFDQLQPLQPQTNPLFQQVGNPDLKRAVNNNISANYNAFSLLKGTNININGNLSFVNNPIVNKTTILDNSAQISTYENLSGKSNWNGGLNINHMQPLANRRINFNKSANVRFNNSYSYTKFEGGQSGGEFLLNNAKNANFSLGSSLNEQDSEGFDFDFSANAGFNIQQNSINRQFNATSFQGGTSTYVKYFLPKKFNIVANIFYSYTGPTKLYKKSINQFYTNIELEKKVLKDESMTLSVKAFDIFNTFNNTRRSASDTNYSESVQQVLTQYFLVGVKWDFNKYLGKGND, from the coding sequence ATGAAAAGATTAGTTCAATTACTATTTTTGCTATTTACCCTCATCAACAGTGCTTACTCGCAAATTAACATCAAGGGGAGGATTCTAGACAAGGCAGATGATAAACCCCTGACCAATGCTTCTATTATTTTACTGAACCGCGATTCAGTCCTCCGTTATTTTAATCGCGCCAATGAAGAAGGAAGATTTCAAATTAAAAATATCAAACCCGGGAGTTACATTATACTGGCCACCTATCCCAAGTTTGAGCTCTATAGTGATACGATTCAAATTTCGGACAAAGATCTCGACTTGCACGATATTAAAATAAATTCCCAAAGAAATGTTTTGCAGGAGGTGATTGTCACCCGTCGTCTTCCAATTACGCTCAAAGGTGACACCATAGAATATGATGCGGGAAGTTTTGCAACGGAAAAGAATGCCAAATTAGAAGATTTACTGCGTCGTCTACCTGGTTTCACCGTTACGGGAGACGGAACTATCACAGCGCAAGGAAAATCAGTACAGAAGGTCTTTATTGATGGGGAAGAGTTTTTTGGTTATGACCCTAAAATAGCCATTAGAAATGTACGGGCGGATGCTGTGGACAAGGTACAGCTTTATGAGAAAAAATCGGAGGAGGCCGAGCTTTCGGGCATCGATGATGGCGTACGGATCCAAACGGTAAACGTTGTACTTAAGGAAAAAGCTCGAAAAGGTCTATTTGGTAACATGGAGGCATTAGGAGGATCGAAAGGACTGTATGCTGGAAATCTCTTCGCTGCCAAGTTTAATAAAACCGAGCGTATTGGCGTTACTGCCAGCCAAAATAATATGGGTAGTTCCAGCGGTCGTGAGGGCTCTCTTCGAATGAACAATCAAATTACGGGCGAACCACTGAACACCAACCTTGGCGCCAACTATGAAAATCAGTTCTTCAAAAAGGCCTTAAAAGTAAATGCTAATTATGGTTACGACAACAGCAGTGATAAAAATCGTTCGGAAACTTACAATAAAAATGTGCTACCCGACGAATCTATTCAAGAAAAAAACAGTAAAAATTATAATGAAAGGCACAGCCGAAGTAATAGTTTCAGGTCAAACATTAGTATGCGACTGGATTCCACACAACATGTGGAACTTCAATCCAACGCCAATTGGGCTAACAATGATAACCTTACCTATAACGACAGCAAAACAGGCGATGAATCAGGCAACCTGATCAGTGACTTTAGTGAGAACAATCAATCTAATTCTTCAAGCTCCAACAACAGTTTTCGCTTGAATTATAGAAAACGATTAAAAGCGGGGCGTTCTGTCAACCTTATGGTTGGGAATAATCACAAAGAGTCAAATTCAGACAGTAAAGTAAATTCAAGAACTTATTTCTACAAAACAGGAGATAGTACTATTATTGACCAAAATCGATATAGTCAAAATAATGGTAATGATTTCTCTACCTCAATAAATTTCAATAACCGGATTAGCGATTATGTCAATCTCGCTCTCGGCTATAGTTTTAATCATTCGAAGAATACAAACACACAGAGATCTATAAACAATATCACGCAAAAGTTTGATTCACTATATTCACAAAATCAAATCGACAATAACTCCAATCAAGGTGTTAATGTTCACTTTTCCTATCGCAGAGAAAAGTGGGAAATAAACTTTTCAAACCGTACGTTCTTCAAGAATCAAAAGTTAAGCGATAGTTACAGATCAATCGATCTTGCACGTAATTTTTGGGACAACAATTTAAATGTAGATGCCAATTATCGTCTTTCAAAAAGCAAAAATATACGTTTTGCTTATCAGAGTTCAAATATTATTCCGTCGTTTGATCAGTTACAGCCCTTACAGCCTCAGACCAATCCTTTGTTTCAACAAGTTGGTAATCCTGACCTAAAACGTGCCGTTAACAATAATATTTCGGCCAATTATAATGCTTTTAGTTTATTAAAAGGAACCAATATTAATATCAACGGTAACTTATCTTTTGTCAACAATCCCATTGTTAACAAAACAACCATATTGGACAACTCGGCACAAATCAGTACTTATGAAAATCTATCCGGTAAATCCAACTGGAATGGCGGATTAAATATCAACCATATGCAGCCTTTGGCCAATCGACGTATCAATTTTAACAAAAGTGCAAACGTTAGGTTTAACAATAGTTATAGTTATACCAAGTTTGAAGGGGGGCAGTCCGGCGGCGAGTTTCTGCTGAACAATGCAAAGAATGCCAATTTTAGCCTAGGTTCGAGCTTAAACGAGCAAGATTCAGAAGGATTTGATTTTGACTTTTCTGCAAACGCGGGCTTTAATATTCAGCAAAATTCAATCAACAGACAGTTCAACGCTACAAGTTTTCAAGGCGGAACTTCTACCTACGTTAAATACTTCCTACCCAAAAAGTTTAATATTGTAGCAAACATTTTCTATAGCTACACAGGACCAACGAAACTTTATAAGAAATCAATCAATCAATTTTATACCAATATCGAATTGGAGAAAAAAGTACTGAAAGATGAGAGCATGACGCTCAGTGTAAAGGCTTTTGACATTTTCAACACATTTAATAATACACGCCGTAGTGCAAGTGACACCAACTACTCCGAATCTGTTCAACAGGTATTGACGCAGTATTTTTTGGTCGGTGTAAAATGGGATTTCAACAAATATCTAGGGAAAGGAAATGATTAA
- a CDS encoding GLPGLI family protein yields MIKKIYLTVLICCWYGLSLQAQYAYFGSRGTISFDKVTYTKARLRQLSNEMNSKGMDRDGGIMDYLDKMPDSHTEKLKFYFDENSTVLMPEENVGSEKQSNAIKMTAPKATSANGRGGRFQGAARSGPTPRGQFRGGAKNGKVLYQDLKAGTAAIQLDIDEKYILSETLDSITWRFTEEYRNIAGVNCRRVNGATKDSLYLIAYYSEEIPVSAGPALSHGLPGMIIGLVIPEMHIQYWATAIEYTNKLVPSDWRDKKSKKMELNEFSEIFGRYMPRNRQNESAKKRILEQLVY; encoded by the coding sequence ATGATTAAAAAAATATATTTAACTGTACTGATCTGTTGTTGGTACGGATTATCGCTTCAGGCGCAATATGCCTATTTTGGAAGCAGAGGCACGATCAGTTTTGATAAGGTCACCTATACAAAAGCACGCCTGCGGCAGCTATCAAACGAAATGAATTCGAAAGGGATGGACAGAGATGGAGGAATAATGGACTATCTGGATAAAATGCCCGATTCGCACACAGAAAAACTGAAATTCTACTTTGATGAAAATTCAACGGTATTGATGCCCGAGGAAAACGTGGGAAGTGAAAAGCAAAGTAACGCAATAAAAATGACTGCACCGAAGGCTACTTCTGCCAATGGCCGAGGGGGCAGATTTCAGGGGGCGGCTCGATCTGGCCCAACCCCGAGAGGACAATTTAGAGGTGGAGCTAAAAATGGTAAAGTCCTTTATCAGGATCTGAAAGCAGGCACCGCAGCTATTCAGCTTGATATTGACGAGAAATACATTCTTTCGGAAACACTGGATAGCATTACTTGGCGGTTTACGGAGGAATACCGAAATATTGCTGGTGTAAACTGCCGCCGGGTGAATGGTGCCACCAAAGATTCATTGTATCTGATTGCCTATTATTCGGAAGAAATTCCTGTCTCAGCAGGACCGGCCTTAAGTCATGGTCTTCCGGGGATGATAATAGGTCTCGTGATTCCTGAAATGCATATTCAATACTGGGCTACAGCTATTGAATATACCAATAAACTTGTGCCATCTGACTGGCGGGATAAGAAATCAAAAAAAATGGAACTTAATGAATTCTCGGAAATCTTTGGCAGATATATGCCACGCAATCGACAAAACGAGTCAGCAAAAAAAAGAATTTTAGAGCAACTGGTGTATTGA
- a CDS encoding sugar phosphate nucleotidyltransferase has protein sequence MSKPTLLILAAGMASRYGSLKQVDGFGPHGETIIDYSIYDAIRAGFGKVVFIIREEFLEKMKAVFDEKLKGKIEVDYAFQDFDLTKFGVNHVIERTKPWGTAHAVMSAKDKVKEPFCVINADDFYGADSFQKMAEFLTTEVSDQQMSLMGFQVGNTMSDYGYVSRGVCEVTPSGHMESVTERTNIYYKGEGDDRKIVYEENGVETDLDPKTRVSMNFWGFTPKIFEVAQAMFPAFVEENKENLKAEFFIPSVPDYMVKHKLADFKVIPTSSKWFGVTYKEDKPIVQESISKLVADRVYPEKLF, from the coding sequence ATGAGTAAACCAACCCTTTTGATTTTGGCAGCAGGAATGGCTAGCCGGTATGGTTCTTTAAAACAAGTAGATGGTTTTGGCCCACACGGCGAGACAATTATTGACTATTCAATTTACGATGCCATTCGCGCAGGATTTGGAAAAGTTGTATTCATTATCCGGGAAGAATTTCTGGAAAAAATGAAAGCAGTATTTGATGAAAAATTGAAGGGTAAAATAGAGGTAGATTATGCTTTTCAAGATTTTGACTTAACGAAATTTGGTGTCAATCATGTGATCGAGAGAACTAAACCTTGGGGTACAGCGCACGCGGTGATGAGTGCTAAAGATAAAGTAAAGGAGCCATTTTGTGTCATCAATGCAGATGATTTTTACGGGGCCGATTCTTTTCAAAAAATGGCTGAATTCTTAACGACCGAGGTTTCTGACCAGCAAATGTCATTAATGGGTTTTCAGGTTGGAAATACCATGTCTGATTATGGTTATGTCTCACGCGGAGTATGTGAGGTTACCCCTTCTGGCCACATGGAAAGTGTAACTGAACGTACAAATATATACTACAAAGGTGAAGGTGACGATCGTAAAATCGTTTATGAAGAAAATGGTGTTGAAACAGACCTAGATCCAAAAACCCGCGTTTCGATGAATTTCTGGGGTTTTACACCAAAGATTTTCGAAGTTGCGCAGGCGATGTTCCCCGCGTTTGTCGAGGAAAATAAGGAGAATTTAAAAGCAGAATTTTTCATTCCTTCCGTACCTGATTATATGGTTAAACATAAGTTGGCGGATTTCAAAGTAATTCCAACTTCATCGAAATGGTTTGGCGTAACCTATAAAGAGGATAAACCTATTGTACAAGAATCAATATCAAAATTGGTTGCTGATAGAGTCTATCCTGAAAAGTTATTTTAG
- a CDS encoding helicase HerA-like domain-containing protein: MANKEQFIEQVKVSYNPKGAFIYLGAGILNGEIQSEAKVNLALKMMNRHGLIAGATGTGKTRTLQLIAEQLSDAAVPVFMLDVKGDLSGLAEPGLTNQALIDRGSAVGIPFEPSSFPVELYSLSGNKGIPMRITVEDFGPVLLGRILELNETQTGVLAAMFKYAQDQQMPLIDFSDTKKLLTYLSEGPGSEEIKNDYGKISSASSGTILRKIVALEQQGLSHIFGEREFDINDLFQKVDGKGGISLLNISDVQDQPILYSTFLLSLLAQLFKNMPEVGDLDKPKLVFFFDEAHLLFNGAPKAFLTQVDQIIRLIRSKGIGVFFCTQSPTDVPESVLAQLGNRVQHALRAFTPNDAENLKKTVKTYPKSDFYEIDQVLTALGTGQALITVLNDKGIPTEVVATHLVPARAVMGPASDATIQQIINQSDLKAKYQERQENRSAAEIIEERMQAAAQEEQRAAQKKEAEKASRPTSRRQTPLEAAQRTATTTLAREGVKLLGKLATGLLNAFLKKK; this comes from the coding sequence ATGGCAAATAAAGAGCAATTTATTGAGCAAGTGAAGGTATCCTATAACCCCAAAGGAGCATTCATTTATTTGGGGGCAGGAATTCTCAATGGGGAAATTCAATCTGAAGCAAAAGTGAATTTGGCTTTGAAAATGATGAACCGTCACGGACTTATTGCCGGCGCGACAGGTACAGGTAAAACGCGTACGTTACAGTTAATCGCCGAACAGTTGTCGGATGCCGCTGTGCCTGTATTTATGCTGGATGTCAAAGGTGACTTGTCAGGTTTAGCAGAGCCAGGACTGACCAATCAGGCACTTATTGACCGGGGAAGTGCTGTGGGTATACCATTTGAGCCATCATCGTTTCCCGTTGAATTGTACTCACTTTCTGGCAACAAAGGAATTCCTATGCGGATTACCGTAGAAGATTTTGGGCCGGTCTTGTTGGGCCGGATCCTTGAGCTCAATGAAACACAAACAGGGGTATTGGCTGCGATGTTTAAATATGCGCAGGATCAACAAATGCCTTTGATCGATTTTTCAGACACGAAGAAATTGCTTACCTACCTTTCGGAAGGACCGGGTAGCGAAGAAATAAAAAATGATTACGGTAAGATTAGCTCCGCCAGCTCGGGAACCATCTTACGTAAGATCGTTGCATTAGAACAGCAAGGTCTATCCCATATTTTTGGTGAGAGAGAATTTGACATCAACGATTTGTTTCAAAAGGTAGATGGTAAGGGGGGGATTAGCTTATTAAATATCTCCGATGTGCAAGATCAGCCCATACTGTATTCTACATTTTTGTTAAGCTTACTGGCACAGTTGTTTAAAAATATGCCCGAGGTTGGCGATTTGGACAAACCTAAGCTTGTCTTTTTCTTTGACGAAGCCCATCTATTGTTCAACGGAGCTCCTAAAGCCTTTCTGACACAGGTGGATCAGATCATTCGCCTTATTCGATCGAAAGGGATCGGGGTTTTCTTCTGTACACAGTCTCCAACCGATGTGCCAGAATCTGTTTTGGCGCAATTGGGAAATCGGGTACAGCATGCATTGCGTGCCTTTACACCCAACGATGCTGAAAACTTAAAGAAGACAGTTAAAACCTATCCAAAATCTGATTTTTATGAAATTGATCAGGTTTTGACTGCTTTGGGGACGGGACAGGCATTGATTACCGTATTGAATGACAAAGGTATTCCGACAGAGGTTGTTGCTACGCATTTGGTACCTGCCCGTGCCGTGATGGGGCCTGCAAGTGACGCAACGATCCAACAAATTATCAATCAGTCTGATTTAAAAGCTAAATACCAAGAACGGCAAGAAAATCGCTCTGCGGCAGAAATCATAGAAGAACGAATGCAGGCTGCAGCACAGGAAGAACAACGCGCCGCCCAGAAAAAAGAAGCGGAAAAAGCGAGTCGGCCCACTTCTCGAAGACAGACGCCTTTGGAAGCTGCGCAACGAACTGCTACAACAACTTTAGCGCGCGAAGGGGTGAAGTTGTTGGGCAAATTAGCAACGGGATTATTAAACGCATTCTTAAAAAAGAAATAA
- a CDS encoding carbonic anhydrase: MENKDLIIGFDNIIKGNKEWMEFVKNDVTGRFQQLAKGQNPEILWIGCADSRVPANELTGTKPGEVFVHRNIANMVIHSDMSMLSVLDYAVNVLKVKHVIIAGHYGCGGVAASLSRKQYGIIDNWLGHIKDVYRLHSAEIDAIEEHEEKVNRLIELNVKEQVFNLCATSIIQNAWKERNDLAVHGMIINIGTGELIDQHCTFTNNDELGEIFSYK; the protein is encoded by the coding sequence ATGGAAAATAAAGATTTAATAATCGGATTTGACAATATCATTAAAGGGAATAAAGAGTGGATGGAATTTGTGAAAAATGATGTAACAGGACGTTTCCAGCAGCTTGCCAAAGGGCAGAATCCAGAAATTCTTTGGATAGGTTGTGCAGATAGCCGAGTACCCGCCAATGAATTGACAGGCACAAAGCCCGGAGAGGTATTTGTACACCGTAATATTGCCAACATGGTTATTCACTCTGATATGAGCATGCTGTCGGTATTAGATTATGCGGTCAATGTTTTAAAAGTAAAACATGTCATTATCGCAGGCCACTACGGTTGTGGAGGTGTAGCTGCCTCTCTAAGTCGCAAGCAATACGGTATTATCGACAATTGGCTTGGGCATATCAAAGATGTATATCGCTTACATAGCGCTGAGATTGATGCAATTGAAGAGCACGAAGAGAAAGTAAATCGCTTAATCGAACTCAATGTAAAAGAGCAAGTTTTTAACCTTTGTGCCACTTCAATCATTCAAAATGCATGGAAAGAACGTAATGATCTTGCAGTGCATGGTATGATTATCAATATCGGCACTGGGGAGTTGATCGACCAGCATTGTACTTTCACCAACAATGATGAGCTTGGCGAAATCTTCTCGTATAAATAG
- a CDS encoding SulP family inorganic anion transporter, producing the protein MFGTRTSAFLKLSKRDLKYDFPASVVVFLVALPLCLGIAMASGAPLFAGLLTGVIGGIVVASISKSPLSVSGPAAGLTVIVLGAIQSLGAYETFLLAVVIAGIIQIILGILKAGMIGNYFPSAVIVGMLAAIGITIIMKQIPLALGLVESHAFEVDNGHGIGAYFDTIVSAINFGAFTICALSLAILIFWPAIPKLNKVPAPLVVVILGVSLAYLFNGSAFQLHEKQFVLVPIVGSFSEFTGLFTLPDFTQVVNKEVWIAAFTIAIIASLETLLSIEAVDKIDPYKRNTPTNRELVAQGIGNMTSGLLGGLPLTSVIVRSSANVNAGGKTRQSAIMHGIWLLVAMLAIPTMLNMIPLACLAAILLHTGYKLAKPSLFTSMYKKGLDQFIPFFVTIVAIVFTDLLMGVGIGIVVATCYILKANMKNAFKYNIERDNDEDKAIITLAEEVSFLNKVPIQQKLYSLPKSISKIRIDGTFSKFIDKDVIEVIKDFEQNARSKGKDIELLQVVYKKPS; encoded by the coding sequence ATGTTTGGAACTCGTACGTCGGCTTTTCTAAAATTATCGAAAAGAGACTTAAAATATGACTTCCCTGCTAGTGTTGTGGTGTTTTTGGTGGCACTTCCATTATGTTTGGGAATTGCAATGGCTTCAGGTGCGCCATTGTTTGCAGGATTATTGACAGGTGTAATTGGTGGAATCGTGGTCGCTTCCATCAGTAAATCACCACTCAGTGTAAGTGGACCAGCTGCTGGTTTAACTGTTATTGTCTTAGGTGCTATTCAAAGCCTAGGTGCATATGAAACGTTTCTACTTGCCGTCGTTATTGCTGGCATAATACAAATCATTCTGGGTATATTAAAAGCTGGAATGATCGGTAATTACTTCCCCTCAGCAGTCATTGTAGGGATGCTTGCGGCAATCGGTATTACGATTATTATGAAACAAATTCCTTTAGCATTGGGCTTGGTGGAATCACACGCCTTTGAAGTAGACAATGGACATGGTATCGGTGCTTATTTTGACACGATAGTCTCCGCAATTAACTTTGGTGCATTTACCATCTGCGCGCTGTCTTTGGCGATTCTTATCTTTTGGCCAGCGATTCCCAAGCTCAATAAAGTTCCAGCCCCTTTGGTGGTTGTAATTTTAGGTGTCAGCTTAGCTTACCTTTTCAACGGATCAGCATTTCAATTGCATGAAAAGCAATTTGTTTTAGTTCCTATTGTAGGTTCCTTCTCCGAGTTCACGGGTTTATTTACACTTCCGGATTTTACACAGGTAGTGAACAAAGAGGTGTGGATAGCTGCGTTTACCATTGCGATTATTGCTAGCCTTGAAACTCTATTGAGCATCGAAGCTGTGGATAAAATAGATCCATACAAAAGAAATACACCAACCAACCGCGAACTTGTTGCGCAGGGGATCGGTAATATGACCAGCGGACTTTTAGGCGGCCTACCATTGACATCCGTTATCGTCCGCTCATCGGCAAACGTCAATGCTGGAGGAAAAACGAGACAATCTGCCATTATGCATGGTATTTGGCTTTTGGTCGCGATGCTGGCAATCCCGACAATGCTAAATATGATTCCACTAGCCTGTCTAGCCGCTATTCTCCTTCATACAGGATATAAATTAGCAAAACCAAGCCTGTTCACCTCCATGTACAAAAAAGGTTTAGATCAATTTATCCCATTTTTTGTTACCATCGTAGCCATTGTTTTTACCGATCTGCTGATGGGGGTAGGCATAGGAATTGTCGTGGCAACATGCTATATCTTGAAAGCAAATATGAAAAATGCGTTTAAATACAATATTGAAAGAGACAACGACGAAGATAAAGCTATCATTACATTAGCTGAAGAAGTATCATTTTTGAATAAAGTCCCTATTCAACAAAAATTATACAGCCTCCCAAAATCGATCAGCAAGATCCGGATCGATGGGACATTCAGTAAGTTCATCGATAAAGATGTTATTGAAGTCATCAAAGATTTTGAACAGAATGCAAGGAGCAAGGGAAAAGACATTGAACTTTTGCAGGTTGTGTATAAAAAGCCTTCCTAG